A genomic segment from Neodiprion lecontei isolate iyNeoLeco1 chromosome 1, iyNeoLeco1.1, whole genome shotgun sequence encodes:
- the LOC107216749 gene encoding glutamate synthase [NADH] isoform X2, with translation MKFEKVFIHNGKIVFCKLSIYSVNNGIKFELHYCCSWNITNMSSGDPWSLPVKQGLYDPTLEKDACGVGFIVAIDGKRSHKIVRDAEKLSARMNHRGACACDNDSGDGAGVLCAIPHDYYAAEIREQHGVELPEFGHYATGIFFLDKITHQQSEEAFAKLAEECNLRIICWRDVPTDNTKIGQVAYKTEPYSRQVFVTGDQEVEALNRQVFVLRKRASHTIPQPGIRFYICSLSLKTVVYKGQFTADQLWKYYTDLSSPDFETYLALVHTRFSTNTFPSWERAHPLRLLAHNGEINTLRGNVNLMKAREGVMSSPIYGDKLKQLYPVVEPNLSDSGAADCVLEFLVMAGQRTLPEAVMTMVPEAWQNDLTMATEKRDFYHWAACAMEPWDGPALLTFTDGRYVGAILDRNGLRPSRFYVTKDNMMVMASEVGVYDTPPSNVVLKSRLKPGRMLLVDTEEKKIIQDVDLKIYIARSRPHSTWLKEQISMDQLREAHIAVNGSNGITENGSVELTKLIETNDTFEGVSAVNRVWGGDKRLSLYGYTIETINMLLLPMIQTKKEALGSMGNDAPLACLSDFQPLIYEYFKQLFAQVTNPPIDPFREKIVMSLMCPIGPVSNILEPNELQVHRLFLHQPILSLKDLEVIKNTNYRGWRTKVIDITYPAEYGPPGLQKTIHRVCNEANEAAHQGYQLIVLSDRLAGPERVPVSTLLAQGAVHHFLIEERQRMKVGLILETAEAREVHHMCVLLGYGADAICPYLVFEMARSLRADGVLDESCTDDIMFTNYSEAMERGIAKVMAKMGISTLQSYKGAQIFEAVGLADDVVDKCFKGTQSRIGGVTFDIIAKEAFERHQMTYMEKAVDMMVLRNPGIYHWRAGGEKHINEPNSIANLQEAVESKSTIAYENYRKSTMDAVRACTLRGQMEIKTIDKPIPIDEVEPASEIVKRFVTGAMSFGSISLEAHTTLAIAMNRIGGKSNTGEGGENADRYLDQDPEFNKRSSIKQVASGRFGVTSSYIANADDLQIKMAQGAKPGEGGELPGYKVTADIAATRHSVPGVGLISPPPHHDIYSIEDLAELIYDLKCANPNARISVKLVSEVGVGVVASGVAKGKAEHIVISGHDGGTGASSWTGIKAAGLPWELGVAETHQVLTLNNLRSRVVVQADGQLRTGFDVVVAALLGADEFGFSTAPLIAMGCTMMRKCHLNTCPVGIATQDPILRKKFAGKPEHVINFLFMLAEEVRTHMASLGIRKFQDLVGRTDFLKVASRDHEKSKTLNFTNILRNALEMRPGVNIKGGSVKQDFQLENRLDNKLLEEAAPVLEGLKKSVSIQMSINNECRAFASTLSYHISKKFGEEGLPEHSININMTGSAGQSFCAFMTKGVHVTLEGDANDYVGKSLCGGEIIIYPPKDSDFNSEANVIVGNVCLYGATSGRAYFRGIAAERFSVRNSGAIVVVEGVGDHGCEYMTGGCALILGLTGRNFAAGMSGGIAYVLDVDGSFKSKCNPEMVELLPLNQQSDIAYVKELLEEFIEKTGSLIAQELLKVWPEPTTRFVKVFPYEYQRALKQLAEQKVAQPIVDSNRKPSEPNVKDIEDSIADGDMEKKKLDKIRGFVKYGRETKNYRPAEKRMEDWNEIYNFQGVRKGLRVQAARCMECGVPFCQSSHGCPLGNIIPKWNDLVFHSNWKEALNQLLQTNNFPEFTGRVCPAPCEGACVLGISEPPVTIKNIECAIIDHAFEQGWITVQPPKSRTGRRVAIVGSGPSGLAAAHQLNKAGHLVTVYERNDRVGGLLQYGIPTMKLSKQVVQRRVSLLAAEGISFKTGINVGKDISAKELKEQYDALLLCTGATWPRDLQIPGRHFEGIHFAMSFLENWQKKQMGNTVPPKMELIAQNKDVIIIGGGDTGCDCIATSLRQGARSITTFEILPEPPLKRGKDNPWPQYPRVFKVDYGHEEVSLKFGRDPRQFSTLSKEFLGNDKGHVTGIRTVTVEWTKDEAGRWKMDEVPNSEKTYKCDLVLLAMGFMGPEKYVATDLEAKLDGRGNYETPGGKYSTSISGVFAAGDCRRGQSLVVWAIAEGRQAAREVDKSLMGSTTLPSPGGVITGVLP, from the exons atgaaatttgaaaaagttttcatacACAacggaaaaattgttttctgtAAATTGAGCATCTACAGTGTGAACAACGGAATAAAGTTCGAGTTGCATTATTGTTGCAGTTGGAAT ATTACGAATATGAGCTCTGGTGACCCGTGGTCTCTACCGGTAAAGCAGGGCCTCTACGACCCAACTCTTGAGAAAGATGCCTGTGGTGTTGGATTTATAGTCGCCATTGATGGGAAACGATCCCACAAG ATCGTTCGAGATGCAGAAAAGTTATCGGCGCGCATGAACCACAGAGGTGCATGTGCATGTGACAATGATAGTGGTGACGGAGCTGGTGTACTCTGTGCTATTCCCCATGATTATTATGCTGCTGAAATTCG TGAACAGCACGGCGTTGAATTGCCCGAATTCGGTCATTATGCAACCGGAATTTTCTTCCTCGATAAAATCACTCATCAACAGAGTGAAGAAGCCTTTGCTAAATTAGCTGAAGAGTGCAATTTGCGG ATCATCTGTTGGCGTGACGTGCCCACAGATAATACAAAAATCGGCCAGGTCGCTTACAAAACCGAGCCCTATTCGCGTCAAGTATTTGTCACTGGGGATCAAGAGGTCGAGGCGTTGAACCGCCAG gTGTTTGTACTGCGCAAGAGGGCATCGCATACTATACCACAGCCAGGAATCCGTTTTTATATCTGCTCCTTGTCTCTGAAGACGGTTGTTTACAAGGGTCAATTCACTGCCGATCAACTATGGAAGTATTACACAGATTTATCG TCTCCAGACTTCGAAACATATCTGGCCTTGGTGCACACACGTTTTTCCACCAATACATTCCCTAGTTGGGAACGTGCGCACCCGTTACG TCTTCTTGCCCACAATGGTGAAATAAACACATTGCGGGGTAATGTTAATCTAATGAAAGCGCGAGAAGGTGTCATGAGCAGTCCTATCTACGGCGATAAACTGAAACAACTTTATCCTGTTGTTGAACCGAACCTCTCTGACTCCGGAGCTGCTGATTGTGTCTTGGAATTCTTGGTGATGGCTGGTCAACGCACGCTACCTGAG GCTGTGATGACGATGGTCCCGGAAGCCTGGCAAAACGATCTAACAATGGCCACAGAGAAGCGTGATTTCTATCACTGGGCAGCATGCGCAATGGAACCCTGGGATGGACCAGCCCTACTAACATTCACGGATGGTCGCTACGTTGGAGCTATACTAGACAG AAATGGCCTGCGCCCATCGCGTTTCTACGTCACTAAGGATAACATGATGGTGATGGCGTCCGAAGTGGGCGTCTATGACACTCCGCCCAGCAATGTTGTCCTCAAG AGCCGTTTGAAGCCTGGAAGGATGCTGTTGGTTGAcacagaagagaaaaagattatTCAAGATGTTGATCTCAAGATTTATATCGCACGCAGCAGGCCTCACTCTACTTGGCTTAAGGAACAG ATATCGATGGACCAGTTACGAGAAGCTCATATTGCAGTAAATGGGTCAAATGGTATTACTGAAAATGGGAGTGTAGAGTTGACTAAGCTCATCGAAACCAACGATACTTTCGAGGGTGTTTCTGCAGTGAATCGTGTTTGGGGAGGAGACAAACGTCTCTCATTATACGGATATACAATTGAAACCATCAATATGCTTTTACTGCCCATGATTCAAACCAA aaaAGAAGCACTGGGATCTATGGGCAACGACGCTCCCTTGGCCTGCCTTTCCGACTTTCAACCTCTGATTTAcgaatatttcaaacaattgtTTGCacag GTAACAAACCCACCGATTGATCCATTCAGAGAGAAGATCGTGATGTCACTAATGTGCCCAATTGGTCCTGTGAGTAATATCCTGGAACCAAATGAGTTACAAGTTCATCGATTATTCCTTCATCAACCCATCTTATCCCTGAAAGATCTTGAGGTGATTAAAAACACCAACTATCGTGGCTGGAGAACAAAGGTTATTGACATCACGTATCCGGCTGAGTATGGACCACCGGGTCTTCAGAAAACCATTCACAGGGTGTGCAACGAGGCTAACGAAGCTGCCCATCAGGGTTATCAGCTCATTGTTTTATCCGACCGTCTAGCCGGTCCAGAGAG GGTTCCAGTGAGCACTTTACTAGCTCAAGGTGCTGTACATCATTTTCTTATCGAAGAGCGTCAACGAATGAAAGTGGGCTTAATCCTAGAGACTGCGGAAGCTCGAGAGGTGCATCACATGTGTGTACTGCTTGGCTACGGTGCTGACGCAATCTGTCCCTATCTGGTCTTTGAAATGGCTAGAAGTCTTAGAGCTGATGGAGTCTTGGATGAATCCTGTACTGACGATATCATGTTCACT aaTTATTCTGAAGCTATGGAACGTGGAATTGCCAAGGTGATGGCAAAAATGGGAATATCTACTCTTCAATCTTACAAAGGTGCCCAAATCTTCGAGGCGGTTGGCTTGGCTGATGATGTTGTTGATAAATGTTTCAAG GGTACCCAATCACGAATCGGTGGTGTAACATTCGACATAATAGCAAAAGAAGCATTCGAAAGACACCAAATGACTTACATGGAAAAAGCTGTGGATATGATGGTCCTGCGTAATCCTGGAATATACCATTGGCGAGCTGGAGGAGAGAAACATATCAACGAGCCCAACAGTATTGCTAATCTACAG GAAGCTGTTGAATCAAAGAGTACCATCGCCTATGAAAATTACCGTAAATCTACGATGGATGCTGTCCGAGCATGCACACTACGAGGTCAAATGGAAATCAAAACTATCGATAAACCAATACCAATTGATGAAGTGGAACCAGCATCTGAGATTGTGAAGAGATTCGTGACTGGCGCTATGAGCTTTGGAAGTATTTCACTAGAAGCTCATACCACCCTTGCCATTGCCATGAATAGAATTGGTGGCAAATCCAACACCGGAGAAGGTGGAGAGAATGCTGACAG ATATTTGGACCAAGATCCAGAATTCAATAAGCGATCATCCATCAAACAAGTAGCAAGTGGCAGATTTGGTGTAACTTCCAGCTACATAGCAAATGCCGATGACTTGCAGATTAAAATGGCTCAAGGTGCCAAACCTGGTGAAGGTGGTGAGCTGCCAGGATATAAA GTCACAGCGGATATTGCTGCAACACGTCACTCTGTGCCTGGAGTTGGACTTATTTCACCCCCACCCCATCACGATATATACTCGATAGAAGATTTAGCTGAGCTGATTTACGATTTGAAATGCGCAAATCCAAATGCTCGGATCTCTGTAAAACTTGTGTCGGAAGTCGGAGTTGGAGTTGTTGCATCTGGTGTTGCTAAA GGTAAAGCAGAGCACATTGTAATATCTGGACATGATGGTGGTACTGGAGCTAGTAGCTGGACTGGAATCAAGGCAGCGGGTCTTCCATGGGAGTTGGGTGTAGCAGAGACTCACCAAGTATTAACTCTCAACAACTTGCGCTCCAGAGTCGTTGTTCAAGCAGATGGTCAACTTCGCACTGGCTTTGATGTCGTTGTTGCTGCACTTTTGGGCGCAGACGAATTTGGTTTCAGTACAGCTCCATTGATCGCTATGGGCTGCACGATGATGCGGAAGTGCCATCTGAATACGTGTCCAGTGGGCATTGCTACACAAGATCCAATTTTACGCAAAAAGTTTGCAGGAAAACCAGAACATGTTATCAATTTCCTGTTCATGTTGGCCGAGGAG GTCCGAACGCACATGGCTAGTCTTGGTATCAGAAAATTCCAAGATTTAGTTGGACGCACTGATTTCCTGAAGGTTGCCAGCCGTGATCATGAAAAATCCAAGACTCTTAATTTCACAAACATTTTACGCAATGCATTGGAGATGCGTCCAGGTGTCAACATTAAGGGTGGCTCAGTTAAGCAGGATTTCCAGCTCGAAAACAGATTGGACAATAAGCTTCTTGAAGAGGCAGCACCAGTTTTGGAAGGACTTAAAAAAAGCGTTTCCATTCAGATGAGCATCAACAATGAATGCAGAGCATTTGCGTCAACTTTAAGCTATCACATTTCAAA GAAATTTGGGGAAGAAGGGCTTCCAGAACATAGTATTAATATCAATATGACTGGCTCTGCGGGTCAGAGCTTCTGCGCTTTTATGACAAAAGGTGTTCATGTTACGTTAGAAGGTGATGCAAACGATTACGTAGGaaag AGTCTCTGTGGTGGAGAGATTATCATATATCCCCCCAAGGATTCGGACTTCAATTCCGAAGCTAATGTTATTGTGGGTAACGTCTGTCTCTATGGTGCGACGTCTGGTCGGGCATACTTCCGAGGTATAGCTGCAGAGAGGTTCAGCGTTCGTAACAGTGGAGCTATCGTAGTTGTAGAAGGAGTAGGTGATCACGGATGCGAGTACATGACTGGAGGTTGTGCACTTATACTTGGGCTGACAGGAAGGAACTTTGCTGCTGGAATGTCCGGTGGAATTGCTTATGTTCTCGACGTTGACGGATCGTTCAAAAG TAAATGCAATCCTGAAATGGTGGAGCTACTTCCACTTAATCAGCAGAGTGACATTGCGTATGTGAAGGAACTTCTGGAAGAGTTCATTGAAAAGACTGGATCATTGATCGCTCAGGAGTTGCTGAAGGTCTGGCCTGAACCTACCACCAGATTTGTAAAG GTATTCCCATACGAATATCAACGTGCTCTAAAGCAACTAGCAGAGCAGAAAGTAGCGCAGCCAATTGTCGACAGCAATCGCAAACCATCCGAACCTAATGTTAAGGATATTGAAGATTCGATTGCTGATGGGGAtatggagaaaaagaaattggatAAGATTCG AGGATTCGTAAAATACGGTCGCGAAACAAAAAACTATCGACCGGCTGAAAAACGAATGGAAGATTGGAATGAGATATATAACTTTCAAGGTGTTAGGAAGGGACTTAGAGTTCAGGCAGCAAGATGTATGGAATGTGGTGTTCCCTTCTGTCAGAGCAGCCATGGGTGTCCTCTTGGAAACATTATTCCAAAGTGGAATGACcttgtttttcattcaaacTGGAAAGAGGCCTTGAATCAGCTGCTTCAGACCAATAACTTTCCTG AGTTTACTGGAAGGGTATGTCCAGCACCTTGTGAGGGTGCTTGTGTATTGGGAATCTCCGAGCCACctgtaacaataaaaaacattGAGTGCGCTATCATAGATCATGCCTTTGAGCAAGGATGGATCACTGTGCAACCTCCGAAGTCAAGAACTGGACGTCGAGTGGCAATTGTAGGATCTGGTCCTTCTGGACTTGCTGCGGCTCATCAACTTAACAAAGCTGGTCACTTGGTCACTGTCTATGAACGAAACGATCGCGTTGGTGGTCTTTTGCAGTATGGTATTCCTACCATGAAATTGTCTAAGCAAGTTGTTCAACGGCGAGTTTCTCTCCTCGCTGCTGAAGGAATCTCCTTCAAGACTGGTATCAATGTTGGGAAGGATATTTCAGCTAAA GAATTGAAAGAACAGTATGATGCACTTCTTCTGTGTACTGGTGCTACGTGGCCAAGAGATCTGCAAATACCTGGACGGCACTTTGAAGGAATTCACTTTGCCATGAGTTTTCTCGAGAACTGGCAAAAAAAACAGATGGGAAACACTGTACCACCCAAAATGGAATTAATTGCTCAGAATAAAGATGTCATAATTATCGGTGGTGGAGATACAGGTTGCGATTGCATTGCTACATCCTTGCGACAG GGTGCCAGATCCATTACAACGTTTGAAATCTTACCTGAACCTCCATTGAAAAGAGGAAAGGACAATCCATGGCCACAGTACCCTCGAGTGTTCAAGGTGGACTATGGTCATGAAGAAGTTTCTCTTAAATTTGGACGGGATCCACGTCAGTTCAGTACACTGAGCAAG GAATTCTTGGGCAATGACAAGGGACATGTAACTGGAATTAGAACAGTCACAGTTGAATGGACTAAAGATGAAGCAGGTAGATGGAAAATGGACGAAGTTCCTAATTCTGAAAAg ACCTACAAATGTGATCTGGTATTACTTGCAATGGGCTTTATGGGACCTGAGAAATACGTCGCTACTGATTTAGAAGCAAAACTCGATGGGCGTGGAAACTACGAAACTCCTGGCGGCAAATACTCAACTAGTATTTCAGGTGTTTTTGCTGCAGGAG ATTGCCGAAGAGGTCAGTCACTTGTCGTATGGGCAATAGCTGAAGGAAGGCAGGCTGCAAGGGAAGTCGACAAGAGTCTAATGGGATCTACGACTCTGCCAAGTCCTGGTGGTGTTATCACAGGGGTCTTACCTTAA